In Citrus sinensis cultivar Valencia sweet orange chromosome 3, DVS_A1.0, whole genome shotgun sequence, the sequence CACATGATCAACAATTTCCCAAATGAACCGCAAGACCTCTTTGTAACTAATCATCTCATTAATATGTACGCGAAATTCGGCTATTTAGATGATGCACGCCATCTGTTCGATGAAATGCCTAAGAGAAATGTTGTTTCTTGGACTGCACTCATTTCAGGGTATGCCCAACATGGGAATGCTGAGGAGTGTTTTCGACTCTTTTGTAGCTTGTTGCAATACTTTTATCCGAATGAGTTTAGTTTGGCGAGTGTGCTTATTTCGTGTGATTATTTGCATGGCAAGCTAGTGCATGCACTTGCATTGAAATTTTCCTTGGATGCTCACGTTTACGTTTCGAATGCTCTAATTAATATGTATAGTAAGAGTTGTGCTGATGAGGCTTGGAAGGTGTTTGAGAATATGGAGTTCAGGAATGTGATTTCTTGGAATTCGATGATAGCTGCTTTTAGGGCGTGTAAACTTGAGGCTCAAGCTATCGAGCTTTTTGCCAAAATGAAGAATGAGGGTATTGGATTTGATCGTGCTACACTTCTTAGTGTTTTGACTTCCTTGAGTGGAAGCCGTGAGCTTGATGTTGATCTTGGTCTCAGGTTTTGTTTTCAGTTGCATTGTTTGAGTGTCAAAACTGGGTTTATCTCGGGAATTAAAGTGATCTCTGCTTTGGTGAAAGCTTATTCAGATCTTGGAGGAGATATTGATGATTGTTACAAGCTATTTTTAGAGACAGGTAATTCTCGGGATGTTGTTTTATGGACTGGGATGATAACAGCATTTGCTGAATGTGAACCAGAAGAAGCTCTCTTCCTCTTCCGTCAGTTGCAACGAGAGGGTATGGCTCCAGACTGGTGTACTTTTTCAATTGTATTAAAGGCTTGTGCAGGCCTCGTGACTGAGCGACATGCGTCGGCAGTTCATTCACTGGTAGCTAAATATGGGTTTGAGGATGACACAGTGATTGCTAATGCTTTGATTCATGCTTATGCAAGGTGTGGATCTATTAGTTTGTCCAAGCAagtttttgataaaatgaCGTATCATGATTTGGTTTCTTGGAACTCTATTCTCAAGGCTTATGCATTGCATGGACAAGCTAAAGAAGCCTTACAACTATTTTCAAACATGAATGTCCGGCCAGATTCTGCTACTTTTGTTTCTCTGCTCTCGGCTTGCAGCCATGCTGGTCTGGTGCAAGAAGGaaacaaaatctttcattctATGCTTGAGAATCATGGTGTTGTTCCTCAACTGGATCATTATGCATGCATGGTTGACCTTCTTGGTCGAGTTGGGCGCATTCTTGAGGCTGAGAAGCTTGTACGTGAAATGCCAATGGAGCCTGATTCTGTGATTTGGAGTGCACTGCTTGGGTCATGTAGAAAGCATGGTGAGACTCGGTTAGCTGAGTTAGCAGCAACTAAACTAAAGCAGTTAGAGCCTGTAGATTCATTCGGTTTCGTACAAATGTCAAACATATATTGTTTGAGTGGAAGTTTCAATAAAGCCAGGCTAATTAGGAAAGAAATGAAGGGATCTAGAGTGAGAAAGGAACCCGGTTTAAGCTGGATTGAGATTGAGAATCGGGTTCACGAATTTGCCTCCGGAGGCAAACGTCATCCACAAAGAGAGGccatatttaaaaaacttgaagAACTGATAGGGCAGTTAAAGGGGATGGGCTATGTGCCAGAGACAAGCTTGGCCTTGCATGATATAGAAGAGGAGCACAAAGAGGAACAGTTGTACCATCATAGTGAGAAGTTGGCTTTGGTGTTTGCCATAATGAATCAAGGCAGTTTGTGTCGTGAAAGGAGCGTAATAAGAATTATGAAGAATATTCGTATTTGCGTTGACTGCCATAACTTCATGAAATTGGCATCGGATCTGCTTGGAAAGGAAATTGTTGTGAGAGACTCGAACCGCTTCCACCATTTCAAGGATAGAATATGCTCTTGCAATGACTACTGGTGAAAAACTAGCATCACTAAGAGAACTTCAACCTGATTCGCACTTTGTTTCTGCACTCGGGTTAATCATTACCCTTGAGTGGGGATGATTTTGTATCTTTTCTGTCAAGTTTTCAGGAATTAACTCAATTGATCTACAGGAATTTTAAGTGGAAAAGCCATCATGATCTCATTAGTTCAAATATATTGTCAGTTTTTAATGTTCAGAAATAGCAGAGTTGGTGCCTACTTGTTCCTTTAGGAGTTGATTCTTAACATCCGTAGCATTCCTAAAGCAATTAGGATTTGGGCTCAAGTCAAGTGTCATTGAGAATTAGCGGATTTCATGGCTGGGTTCTTGGAAGGTGTTTACTTCCTAAGAATGGTT encodes:
- the LOC102611202 gene encoding pentatricopeptide repeat-containing protein At1g71420 codes for the protein MSRPTIRACYTSIRQFTYANQHAINTRAPQPNDTLAKVRVLSTRGHLTEALSLFFNTPPQFLHSTQIYATLFHACALHGNIKQAMQLHEHMINNFPNEPQDLFVTNHLINMYAKFGYLDDARHLFDEMPKRNVVSWTALISGYAQHGNAEECFRLFCSLLQYFYPNEFSLASVLISCDYLHGKLVHALALKFSLDAHVYVSNALINMYSKSCADEAWKVFENMEFRNVISWNSMIAAFRACKLEAQAIELFAKMKNEGIGFDRATLLSVLTSLSGSRELDVDLGLRFCFQLHCLSVKTGFISGIKVISALVKAYSDLGGDIDDCYKLFLETGNSRDVVLWTGMITAFAECEPEEALFLFRQLQREGMAPDWCTFSIVLKACAGLVTERHASAVHSLVAKYGFEDDTVIANALIHAYARCGSISLSKQVFDKMTYHDLVSWNSILKAYALHGQAKEALQLFSNMNVRPDSATFVSLLSACSHAGLVQEGNKIFHSMLENHGVVPQLDHYACMVDLLGRVGRILEAEKLVREMPMEPDSVIWSALLGSCRKHGETRLAELAATKLKQLEPVDSFGFVQMSNIYCLSGSFNKARLIRKEMKGSRVRKEPGLSWIEIENRVHEFASGGKRHPQREAIFKKLEELIGQLKGMGYVPETSLALHDIEEEHKEEQLYHHSEKLALVFAIMNQGSLCRERSVIRIMKNIRICVDCHNFMKLASDLLGKEIVVRDSNRFHHFKDRICSCNDYW